The Carassius auratus strain Wakin chromosome 27, ASM336829v1, whole genome shotgun sequence genome includes a region encoding these proteins:
- the xrn1 gene encoding 5'-3' exoribonuclease 1 isoform X1 yields MGVPKFYRWISERYPCLSEVVKEHQIPEFDNLYLDMNGIIHQCSHPNDEDVHFRISEEKIFADIFHYLEVLFRIIKPRKVFFMAVDGVAPRAKMNQQRGRRFRSAKEAEEKIKKALEKGEVLPTEARFDSNCITPGTDFMARLQEQLKYFVHNKLSTDKAWQGVNVYLSGHETPGEGEHKIMEFIRSETTKPGHNPNTRHCLYGLDADLIMLGLTSHEPNFSLLREEVRFGGKKSQKRITAPEETTFHLLHLSLMREYIDYEFSELRKKISFEYDLERIIDDWVLMGFLVGNDFIPHLPHLHINHDALPLLYRTYISVLPSLGGYLNENGHLNLANFEKYLEKLSDFDREHFSEVFVDLKWFESKVGNKYLNEAAGLAAEEAGAKDMKKSKPSDDSLCLAALDGVGDSHSTPGREGAEEDGEDDDMFETEFRQYKRTYYMTKMGVEVVSDEFLANQARCYVEGIQWILHYYYHGVQSWSWYYPNHYAPFLSDVRNVASLKLTFDLGRPFMPFEQLLGVLPSASKDLLPQCYQHLMTSPGSPIVEYYPQDFKTDLNGKQQEWEAVVLIPFIDEKRLLAAMEPYSHKLAPSEKARNRHTECAVYCFDKELDYVYNSPLPQLFPNIVHCHVRQTPIPMDAWRVSLDHVAHKIDRGSLYFCGFPTLQHIRHKFYKKKSGVMVFQQSSRGENMILEILASQEMGQVEDVAALVLGKSLFVNWPHLMEARVVAVSDGETKFYLDEPSGSQMLYLGNTPAPAEVTHLTDKEQKEWVKEVQGLSEHFSKRKGIVIKETDVVVYAQLLTGRKYVIGQNGKVHLEKQFAKQVLPYPYQTIVKDIKAFDSSLARFKTLEELFPPGTVVFMVGNPYYGAMGDVQDSSDVISEGRVRVVFSVPCEPQLDALIQNQHKYSVKYSPGYVLASRLGITSYLVSRFSGSIFIGRGSKRNPHGEQKANVGLNLKFNKKNEEVPGYTKRTEKEWLYSAAVGELLAEYLERYSELFDFVARNSHDDVFYEDDIWPGEDENGAEKVQEIQGWLKNHPVSSSSRASCDLQILDTGIVEKIEEELEKTKAKKMNKKVRVTVKPHLLFRPLEQQHGVVPDPDAEYHLFDRVVNVRESFSVPLGLRGTIIGIKGAEREAEVLYEVLFDEEFAGGLTVRCSPGRGYRLPPSALINMSHGSRKEQGSHKLTAIVKPQPSSSSHPTHKSQLGGLNHSPRSPFIPTQQQNGRFNLRTDTQGNRNSPHKALNQKNQHKGSSNEKEFSNVWQTLQSSGMPQKPPAHWQNNAGKSSGLMPHQQQLEGKSKQSQGNDPSNTLASGGNIRLLKRNEDVNMAVVQGPSNKASTEFEELLANLKISKDPEPPTEPKNQSEEPLSPQSFAMKGTLVLKEMLKIDSSGPSSSAPDFTGGQDSASSSAQQQSKRRSSKKLAARINTPQTDAPAVGPPPPPLPLAGQPPLLPNMATELGRVCMGLGMGPPEFTFLRNRQSLTVCQVKLSNGLLVHGPQCPSETEAKEKAALFALQRLNSLGSFPLPPPIFPGVQQMRPLAPHPSMFGQPAGGLLMPPQGYGPLHWGMQFPHQRQPFYGGTFPGARAPVQSAASGSHNQFVPLQVTKKRVSGRTKNQEGKQMSGSPAYAGQTPGAGPAASAPETTSAPKTPPPVSAHDPTTPKMPRQNPNPHTPGSASKRKNRKLAVNFEAAKVTD; encoded by the exons ATGGGAGTGCCTAAATTTTATCGATGGATATCGGAGCGGTATCCGTGTCTGAGTGAAGTTGTCAAAGAGCATCAG ATCCCAGAGTTTGACAACCTATACTTAGATATGAATGGGATCATCCACCAGTGTTCCCACCCCAATGATGAGGACGTACACTTCCGTATTTCTGAAGAGAAGATATTTGCTGATATTTTTCACTACCTGGAGGTGCTCTTTCGTATCATTAAGCCCAGGAAAGTGTTCTTCATGGCTGTCGATGGGGTTGCACCCAGGGCCAAGATGAACCAGCAACGTGGAAGAAGATTCAG gtcAGCAAAAGAAGCTGAGGAGAAAATCAAGAAGGCCTTGGAGAAGGGTGAAGTCTTGCCCACAGAGGCCAGATTTGACTCTAACTGCATCACCCCTG GAACGGATTTCATGGCCAGGCTACAGGAACAGcttaaatattttgttcacaatAAACTGTCCACAGACAAAGCATGGCAGGGAGTGAATGTGTATTTGTCTGGTCATGAG ACCCCTGGTGAAGGAGAGCACAAGATCATGGAGTTCATCCGTTCTGAGACCACCAAACCGGGTCATAACCCAAACACAAGGCACTGCCTTTATGGTCTGGATGCCGACCTG aTAATGCTTGGCTTGACCAGCCATGAGCCTAATTTTTCTCTCCTCAGAGAGGAGGTTCGTTTCGGAggcaaaaagtcacaaaagag GATAACAGCTCCTGAGGAGACGACCTTTCACCTGCTTCATCTCTCCCTTATGAGGGAATACATCGACTATGAGTTTTCAGAGCTCAGG AAAAAGATCTCGTTTGAGTACGACCTGGAGCGGATCATAGACGACTGGGTTCTGATGGGTTTCTTGGTTGGCAATGATTTCATCCCTCATCTTCCTCACCTGCACATCAATCACGATGCACTGCCGCTGCTCTATCGAACTTACATCAGCGTGCTGCCCAGTCTGGGGG GCTACTTGAATGAAAATGGTCATCTCAACCTTGCCAACTTTGAGAAGTACCTTGAGAAGTTGTCAGAT TTTGACCGGGAGCACTTCAGCGAGGTGTTTGTAGATCTGAAGTGGTTTGAGAGTAAGGTGGGGAACAAATACCTGAACGAAGCAGCTGGGCTGGCAGCTGAGGAGGCTGGTGCCAAAGACATGAAGAAGAGCAAG ccTTCGGATGACTCTCTGTGTCTCGCTGCTCTTGATGGAGTCGGGGACTCTCACAGCACTCCAGGAAGAG AAGGCGCAGAGGAGGACGGTGAGGATGATGACATGTTTGAAACAGAGTTTCGACAGTATAAGCGCACCTACTACATGACCAAGATGGGCGTTGAAGTCGTCTCCGA TGAGTTTTTGGCCAATCAGGCTAGATGTTACGTGGAGGGGATCCAGTGGATCTTGCATTATTACTACCATGGAGTTCAGTCTTGGAGCTG GTATTATCCTAACCACTACGCCCCCTTCCTTTCTGATGTGCGAAACGTGGCTAGTCTCAAGTTGACATTTGATCTGGGCAGACCCTTCATGCCGTTTGAGCAGCTCTTGGGCGTCCTGCCTTCAGCCAGCAAAGACCTTCTCCCTCAGTGTTACCAG CATCTGATGACGTCGCCTGGCTCACCCATTGTTGAGTATTACCCACAAGACTTCAAAACGGACCTGAACGGCAAGCAGCAGGAGTGGGAAGCCGTGGTGCTCATCCCGTTTATCGATGAG AAACGCTTGTTAGCTGCTATGGAGCCCTACTCTCATAAACTGGCTCCATCAGAGAAGGCCAGGAACAGACATACCGAGTGTGCCGTCTACTGCTTTGATAAAGAGCTGGACTATGTCTACAACTCCCCCCTCCCCCAACTCTTCCCCAACATCGTCCACTGCCATGTCAG GCAAACGCCGATCCCAATGGATGCCTGGCGTGTGTCACTGGATCATGTAGCGCATAAGATTGACAGAGGATCTCTTTATTTCTGTGGCTTCCCCACCTTACAGCACATCCGTCATAAA tttTATAAGAAGAAAAGTGGAGTGATGGTGTTTCAACAGAGCAGCAGAGGGGAGAACATGATACTGGAGATTTTAGCCAGCCAGGAAATGGGACAG GTGGAAGATGTTGCAGCACTGGTTCTTGGAAAGTCTTTGTTCGTGAACTGGCCCCATTTGATGGAAGCTCGAGTTGTAGCTGTTTCAGACGGAGAAACAAA GTTTTATTTAGATGAACCATCAGGATCACAGATGTTGTATCTGGGTAACACTCCAGCACCTGCTGAAGTCACCCATCTGACTGATAAAGAGCAGAAGGAGTGGGTCAAAGAAGTGCAAGGCCTCTCAGAGCA CTTTAGCAAGCGCAAAGGGATTGTGATCAAAGAGACGGATGTGGTGGTATACGCCCAGCTGCTGACAGGCAGGAAGTATGTCATTGGTCAAAACGGAAAGGTCCATTTGGAAAAGCAGTTTGCCAAACAGGTCCTGCCCTATCCCTACCAGACCATCGTGAAG GATATCAAAGCCTTTGATTCATCATTGGCGCGCTTCAAAACACTGGAGGAGCTGTTTCCCCCAGGAACCGTTGTCTTTATGGTCGGAAACCCGTATTACGGCGCAATGGGAGAT GTGCAAGATTCTAGTGATGTCATCAGTGAGGGACGGGTTAGAGTGGTCTTCTCCGTACCGTGTGAACCTCAACTTGATGCCTTAATACAGAACCAGCAT AAATACTCTGTGAAGTACAGTCCTGGGTATGTGCTCGCCTCCCGCCTTGGTATCACCAGCTACCTCGTCTCAAGGTTCTCCGGTAGCATCTTCATCGGAAGAGGATCCAAGAGAAA TCCTCATGGAGAGCAGAAAGCCAATGTGGGCCTTAATCTCAAGTTCAACAAGAAGAATGAGGAAGTTCCTGGCTACACCAAGAGAACCGAGAAAGAGTGGCTCTACTCCGCTGCCGTAGGGGAACTTTTAGCTGAATACTTAGAGAG ATATTCAGAGCTGTTTGACTTTGTAGCACGAAACAGTCACGATGACGTCTTTTACGAAGATGACATCTGGCCAGGAGAAGATGAGAACGG CGCTGAAAAGGTCCAGGAGATCCAGGGCTGGTTGAAAAACCATCCAGTCAGTTCCTCGTCCCGAGCTTCATGTGATCTGCAGATCCTGGACACTGGCATCGTGGAGAAGATTGAAGAGGAGCTGGAAAAAACCAAG GCAAAGAAGATGAACAAGAAAGTACGGGTCACTGTGAAGCCCCACCTGCTTTTTAGG ccttTGGAGCAGCAGCACGGTGTTGTTCCTGATCCTGACGCAGAGTATCATCTGTTTGACCGTGTTGTCAATGTGAGAGAAAGCTTCTCTGTTCCCCTCGGCCTTCGAGGAACCATCATTGGTATCAAAGGAG CTGAACGTGAGGCCGAAGTTTTGTACGAAGTGCTGTTTGATGAGGAGTTTGCTGGAGGACTCACTGTCAG gtgctcTCCGGGGCGAGGCTATCGACTGCCCCCCAGTGCCTTAATCAACATGAGCCACGGCAGCAGAAAGGAGCAGGGCTCTCACAAACTCACTGCCATCGTCAAACCCCAGCCCTCTTCTTCATCCCATCCCACACACAAGAGCCAGCTGGGCGGCCTCAACCACTCGCCACGCTCACCGTTTATACCGACGCAG CAGCAAAATGGCCGTTTTAATCTCAGGACGGACACTCAAGGCAACAGAAACTCGCCTCACAAAGCCCTCAACCAGAAAAACCAACACAAG GGCTCTAGTAATGAGAAAGAGTTCAGTAATGTATGGCAGACTCTTCAGAGTTCAGGAATGCCCCAGAAACCCCCAGCTCACTGGCAAAATAAT GCTGGAAAAAGCAGTGGACTGATGCCACATCAGCAACAGCTGGAGGGAAAAAGTAAACAAAGCCAAGGCAACGACCCGTCCAACACACTT gCCTCAGGTGGAAATATTAGACTTCTGAAGAGAAATGAGGATGTGAATATGGCTGTCGTACAAGGGCCTTCAAATAAG gcATCTACAGAATTTGAGGAGCTTTTAGCCAATCTGAAGATCTCAAAGGATCCTGAGCCACCTACAGAGCCCAAGAACCAATCAGAAGAGCCTCTTTCCCCACAGTCCTTTGCCATG AAGGGAACTCTGGTATTGAAAGAAATGTTGAAGATTGACAGCTCTGGACCAAGTTCCTCGGCCCCTGATTTCACTGGTGGCCAGGATTCAGCAAGCTCCAGTGCCCAACAGCAGAGCAAGAGACGCTCCAGCAAAAAACTAG CTGCTCGGATAAATACTCCTCAGACTGATGCACCAGCAGTgggtcctcctcctcctcctcttcctctggcTGGCCAGCCACCCCTCCTCCCAAACATGGCCACTGAACTCGGGCGGGTATGCATGGGGCTTGGGATGGGACCTCCAGAGTTCACCTTCCTCCGTAACAGACAG aGTCTTACAGTGTGTCAGGTGAAGTTGtcgaatggcctgctggttcacGGTCCTCAGTGTCCATCTGAAACCGAAGCTAAAGAGAAAGCTGCTCTCTTTGCCCTTCAACGATTG AACTCATTGGGTTCGTTCCCACTGCCTCCTCCCATATTCCCCGGAGTCCAGCAGATGAGGCCACTTGCTCCTCATCCCTCCATGTTTGGTCAGCCAGCAG GTGGTCTTCTGATGCCGCCACAAGGCTACGGACCTCTTCACTGGGGGATGCAGTTTCCCCACCAGCGCCAGCCATTCTATGGAGGAACTTTCCCAGGAGCACGGGCCCCTGTGCAATCAGCAGCCAGCGGATCCCACAACCAGTTTGTTCCCCTACAG GTGACCAAGAAGCGAGTTTCAGgcagaaccaagaaccaagagggAAAACAAATGTCCGGAAGCCCTGCCTATGCAGGTCAGACCCCAGGCGCTGGACCGGCTGCTTCTGCCCCAGAGACCACATCAGCCCCAAAAACCCCCCCACCCGTCAGCGCCCATGACCCCACCACACCCAAGATGCCCAGGCAGAACCCCAATCCTCACACGCCCGGCTCGGCCTCTAAGAGGAAAAACCGGAAACTGGCAGTCAACTTCGAGGCCGCCAAAGTGACGGACTGA
- the xrn1 gene encoding 5'-3' exoribonuclease 1 isoform X2: MGVPKFYRWISERYPCLSEVVKEHQIPEFDNLYLDMNGIIHQCSHPNDEDVHFRISEEKIFADIFHYLEVLFRIIKPRKVFFMAVDGVAPRAKMNQQRGRRFRSAKEAEEKIKKALEKGEVLPTEARFDSNCITPGTDFMARLQEQLKYFVHNKLSTDKAWQGVNVYLSGHETPGEGEHKIMEFIRSETTKPGHNPNTRHCLYGLDADLIMLGLTSHEPNFSLLREEVRFGGKKSQKRITAPEETTFHLLHLSLMREYIDYEFSELRKKISFEYDLERIIDDWVLMGFLVGNDFIPHLPHLHINHDALPLLYRTYISVLPSLGGYLNENGHLNLANFEKYLEKLSDFDREHFSEVFVDLKWFESKVGNKYLNEAAGLAAEEAGAKDMKKSKPSDDSLCLAALDGVGDSHSTPGRGAEEDGEDDDMFETEFRQYKRTYYMTKMGVEVVSDEFLANQARCYVEGIQWILHYYYHGVQSWSWYYPNHYAPFLSDVRNVASLKLTFDLGRPFMPFEQLLGVLPSASKDLLPQCYQHLMTSPGSPIVEYYPQDFKTDLNGKQQEWEAVVLIPFIDEKRLLAAMEPYSHKLAPSEKARNRHTECAVYCFDKELDYVYNSPLPQLFPNIVHCHVRQTPIPMDAWRVSLDHVAHKIDRGSLYFCGFPTLQHIRHKFYKKKSGVMVFQQSSRGENMILEILASQEMGQVEDVAALVLGKSLFVNWPHLMEARVVAVSDGETKFYLDEPSGSQMLYLGNTPAPAEVTHLTDKEQKEWVKEVQGLSEHFSKRKGIVIKETDVVVYAQLLTGRKYVIGQNGKVHLEKQFAKQVLPYPYQTIVKDIKAFDSSLARFKTLEELFPPGTVVFMVGNPYYGAMGDVQDSSDVISEGRVRVVFSVPCEPQLDALIQNQHKYSVKYSPGYVLASRLGITSYLVSRFSGSIFIGRGSKRNPHGEQKANVGLNLKFNKKNEEVPGYTKRTEKEWLYSAAVGELLAEYLERYSELFDFVARNSHDDVFYEDDIWPGEDENGAEKVQEIQGWLKNHPVSSSSRASCDLQILDTGIVEKIEEELEKTKAKKMNKKVRVTVKPHLLFRPLEQQHGVVPDPDAEYHLFDRVVNVRESFSVPLGLRGTIIGIKGAEREAEVLYEVLFDEEFAGGLTVRCSPGRGYRLPPSALINMSHGSRKEQGSHKLTAIVKPQPSSSSHPTHKSQLGGLNHSPRSPFIPTQQQNGRFNLRTDTQGNRNSPHKALNQKNQHKGSSNEKEFSNVWQTLQSSGMPQKPPAHWQNNAGKSSGLMPHQQQLEGKSKQSQGNDPSNTLASGGNIRLLKRNEDVNMAVVQGPSNKASTEFEELLANLKISKDPEPPTEPKNQSEEPLSPQSFAMKGTLVLKEMLKIDSSGPSSSAPDFTGGQDSASSSAQQQSKRRSSKKLAARINTPQTDAPAVGPPPPPLPLAGQPPLLPNMATELGRVCMGLGMGPPEFTFLRNRQSLTVCQVKLSNGLLVHGPQCPSETEAKEKAALFALQRLNSLGSFPLPPPIFPGVQQMRPLAPHPSMFGQPAGGLLMPPQGYGPLHWGMQFPHQRQPFYGGTFPGARAPVQSAASGSHNQFVPLQVTKKRVSGRTKNQEGKQMSGSPAYAGQTPGAGPAASAPETTSAPKTPPPVSAHDPTTPKMPRQNPNPHTPGSASKRKNRKLAVNFEAAKVTD, encoded by the exons ATGGGAGTGCCTAAATTTTATCGATGGATATCGGAGCGGTATCCGTGTCTGAGTGAAGTTGTCAAAGAGCATCAG ATCCCAGAGTTTGACAACCTATACTTAGATATGAATGGGATCATCCACCAGTGTTCCCACCCCAATGATGAGGACGTACACTTCCGTATTTCTGAAGAGAAGATATTTGCTGATATTTTTCACTACCTGGAGGTGCTCTTTCGTATCATTAAGCCCAGGAAAGTGTTCTTCATGGCTGTCGATGGGGTTGCACCCAGGGCCAAGATGAACCAGCAACGTGGAAGAAGATTCAG gtcAGCAAAAGAAGCTGAGGAGAAAATCAAGAAGGCCTTGGAGAAGGGTGAAGTCTTGCCCACAGAGGCCAGATTTGACTCTAACTGCATCACCCCTG GAACGGATTTCATGGCCAGGCTACAGGAACAGcttaaatattttgttcacaatAAACTGTCCACAGACAAAGCATGGCAGGGAGTGAATGTGTATTTGTCTGGTCATGAG ACCCCTGGTGAAGGAGAGCACAAGATCATGGAGTTCATCCGTTCTGAGACCACCAAACCGGGTCATAACCCAAACACAAGGCACTGCCTTTATGGTCTGGATGCCGACCTG aTAATGCTTGGCTTGACCAGCCATGAGCCTAATTTTTCTCTCCTCAGAGAGGAGGTTCGTTTCGGAggcaaaaagtcacaaaagag GATAACAGCTCCTGAGGAGACGACCTTTCACCTGCTTCATCTCTCCCTTATGAGGGAATACATCGACTATGAGTTTTCAGAGCTCAGG AAAAAGATCTCGTTTGAGTACGACCTGGAGCGGATCATAGACGACTGGGTTCTGATGGGTTTCTTGGTTGGCAATGATTTCATCCCTCATCTTCCTCACCTGCACATCAATCACGATGCACTGCCGCTGCTCTATCGAACTTACATCAGCGTGCTGCCCAGTCTGGGGG GCTACTTGAATGAAAATGGTCATCTCAACCTTGCCAACTTTGAGAAGTACCTTGAGAAGTTGTCAGAT TTTGACCGGGAGCACTTCAGCGAGGTGTTTGTAGATCTGAAGTGGTTTGAGAGTAAGGTGGGGAACAAATACCTGAACGAAGCAGCTGGGCTGGCAGCTGAGGAGGCTGGTGCCAAAGACATGAAGAAGAGCAAG ccTTCGGATGACTCTCTGTGTCTCGCTGCTCTTGATGGAGTCGGGGACTCTCACAGCACTCCAGGAAGAG GCGCAGAGGAGGACGGTGAGGATGATGACATGTTTGAAACAGAGTTTCGACAGTATAAGCGCACCTACTACATGACCAAGATGGGCGTTGAAGTCGTCTCCGA TGAGTTTTTGGCCAATCAGGCTAGATGTTACGTGGAGGGGATCCAGTGGATCTTGCATTATTACTACCATGGAGTTCAGTCTTGGAGCTG GTATTATCCTAACCACTACGCCCCCTTCCTTTCTGATGTGCGAAACGTGGCTAGTCTCAAGTTGACATTTGATCTGGGCAGACCCTTCATGCCGTTTGAGCAGCTCTTGGGCGTCCTGCCTTCAGCCAGCAAAGACCTTCTCCCTCAGTGTTACCAG CATCTGATGACGTCGCCTGGCTCACCCATTGTTGAGTATTACCCACAAGACTTCAAAACGGACCTGAACGGCAAGCAGCAGGAGTGGGAAGCCGTGGTGCTCATCCCGTTTATCGATGAG AAACGCTTGTTAGCTGCTATGGAGCCCTACTCTCATAAACTGGCTCCATCAGAGAAGGCCAGGAACAGACATACCGAGTGTGCCGTCTACTGCTTTGATAAAGAGCTGGACTATGTCTACAACTCCCCCCTCCCCCAACTCTTCCCCAACATCGTCCACTGCCATGTCAG GCAAACGCCGATCCCAATGGATGCCTGGCGTGTGTCACTGGATCATGTAGCGCATAAGATTGACAGAGGATCTCTTTATTTCTGTGGCTTCCCCACCTTACAGCACATCCGTCATAAA tttTATAAGAAGAAAAGTGGAGTGATGGTGTTTCAACAGAGCAGCAGAGGGGAGAACATGATACTGGAGATTTTAGCCAGCCAGGAAATGGGACAG GTGGAAGATGTTGCAGCACTGGTTCTTGGAAAGTCTTTGTTCGTGAACTGGCCCCATTTGATGGAAGCTCGAGTTGTAGCTGTTTCAGACGGAGAAACAAA GTTTTATTTAGATGAACCATCAGGATCACAGATGTTGTATCTGGGTAACACTCCAGCACCTGCTGAAGTCACCCATCTGACTGATAAAGAGCAGAAGGAGTGGGTCAAAGAAGTGCAAGGCCTCTCAGAGCA CTTTAGCAAGCGCAAAGGGATTGTGATCAAAGAGACGGATGTGGTGGTATACGCCCAGCTGCTGACAGGCAGGAAGTATGTCATTGGTCAAAACGGAAAGGTCCATTTGGAAAAGCAGTTTGCCAAACAGGTCCTGCCCTATCCCTACCAGACCATCGTGAAG GATATCAAAGCCTTTGATTCATCATTGGCGCGCTTCAAAACACTGGAGGAGCTGTTTCCCCCAGGAACCGTTGTCTTTATGGTCGGAAACCCGTATTACGGCGCAATGGGAGAT GTGCAAGATTCTAGTGATGTCATCAGTGAGGGACGGGTTAGAGTGGTCTTCTCCGTACCGTGTGAACCTCAACTTGATGCCTTAATACAGAACCAGCAT AAATACTCTGTGAAGTACAGTCCTGGGTATGTGCTCGCCTCCCGCCTTGGTATCACCAGCTACCTCGTCTCAAGGTTCTCCGGTAGCATCTTCATCGGAAGAGGATCCAAGAGAAA TCCTCATGGAGAGCAGAAAGCCAATGTGGGCCTTAATCTCAAGTTCAACAAGAAGAATGAGGAAGTTCCTGGCTACACCAAGAGAACCGAGAAAGAGTGGCTCTACTCCGCTGCCGTAGGGGAACTTTTAGCTGAATACTTAGAGAG ATATTCAGAGCTGTTTGACTTTGTAGCACGAAACAGTCACGATGACGTCTTTTACGAAGATGACATCTGGCCAGGAGAAGATGAGAACGG CGCTGAAAAGGTCCAGGAGATCCAGGGCTGGTTGAAAAACCATCCAGTCAGTTCCTCGTCCCGAGCTTCATGTGATCTGCAGATCCTGGACACTGGCATCGTGGAGAAGATTGAAGAGGAGCTGGAAAAAACCAAG GCAAAGAAGATGAACAAGAAAGTACGGGTCACTGTGAAGCCCCACCTGCTTTTTAGG ccttTGGAGCAGCAGCACGGTGTTGTTCCTGATCCTGACGCAGAGTATCATCTGTTTGACCGTGTTGTCAATGTGAGAGAAAGCTTCTCTGTTCCCCTCGGCCTTCGAGGAACCATCATTGGTATCAAAGGAG CTGAACGTGAGGCCGAAGTTTTGTACGAAGTGCTGTTTGATGAGGAGTTTGCTGGAGGACTCACTGTCAG gtgctcTCCGGGGCGAGGCTATCGACTGCCCCCCAGTGCCTTAATCAACATGAGCCACGGCAGCAGAAAGGAGCAGGGCTCTCACAAACTCACTGCCATCGTCAAACCCCAGCCCTCTTCTTCATCCCATCCCACACACAAGAGCCAGCTGGGCGGCCTCAACCACTCGCCACGCTCACCGTTTATACCGACGCAG CAGCAAAATGGCCGTTTTAATCTCAGGACGGACACTCAAGGCAACAGAAACTCGCCTCACAAAGCCCTCAACCAGAAAAACCAACACAAG GGCTCTAGTAATGAGAAAGAGTTCAGTAATGTATGGCAGACTCTTCAGAGTTCAGGAATGCCCCAGAAACCCCCAGCTCACTGGCAAAATAAT GCTGGAAAAAGCAGTGGACTGATGCCACATCAGCAACAGCTGGAGGGAAAAAGTAAACAAAGCCAAGGCAACGACCCGTCCAACACACTT gCCTCAGGTGGAAATATTAGACTTCTGAAGAGAAATGAGGATGTGAATATGGCTGTCGTACAAGGGCCTTCAAATAAG gcATCTACAGAATTTGAGGAGCTTTTAGCCAATCTGAAGATCTCAAAGGATCCTGAGCCACCTACAGAGCCCAAGAACCAATCAGAAGAGCCTCTTTCCCCACAGTCCTTTGCCATG AAGGGAACTCTGGTATTGAAAGAAATGTTGAAGATTGACAGCTCTGGACCAAGTTCCTCGGCCCCTGATTTCACTGGTGGCCAGGATTCAGCAAGCTCCAGTGCCCAACAGCAGAGCAAGAGACGCTCCAGCAAAAAACTAG CTGCTCGGATAAATACTCCTCAGACTGATGCACCAGCAGTgggtcctcctcctcctcctcttcctctggcTGGCCAGCCACCCCTCCTCCCAAACATGGCCACTGAACTCGGGCGGGTATGCATGGGGCTTGGGATGGGACCTCCAGAGTTCACCTTCCTCCGTAACAGACAG aGTCTTACAGTGTGTCAGGTGAAGTTGtcgaatggcctgctggttcacGGTCCTCAGTGTCCATCTGAAACCGAAGCTAAAGAGAAAGCTGCTCTCTTTGCCCTTCAACGATTG AACTCATTGGGTTCGTTCCCACTGCCTCCTCCCATATTCCCCGGAGTCCAGCAGATGAGGCCACTTGCTCCTCATCCCTCCATGTTTGGTCAGCCAGCAG GTGGTCTTCTGATGCCGCCACAAGGCTACGGACCTCTTCACTGGGGGATGCAGTTTCCCCACCAGCGCCAGCCATTCTATGGAGGAACTTTCCCAGGAGCACGGGCCCCTGTGCAATCAGCAGCCAGCGGATCCCACAACCAGTTTGTTCCCCTACAG GTGACCAAGAAGCGAGTTTCAGgcagaaccaagaaccaagagggAAAACAAATGTCCGGAAGCCCTGCCTATGCAGGTCAGACCCCAGGCGCTGGACCGGCTGCTTCTGCCCCAGAGACCACATCAGCCCCAAAAACCCCCCCACCCGTCAGCGCCCATGACCCCACCACACCCAAGATGCCCAGGCAGAACCCCAATCCTCACACGCCCGGCTCGGCCTCTAAGAGGAAAAACCGGAAACTGGCAGTCAACTTCGAGGCCGCCAAAGTGACGGACTGA